The following proteins are co-located in the Schistocerca gregaria isolate iqSchGreg1 unplaced genomic scaffold, iqSchGreg1.2 ptg001452l, whole genome shotgun sequence genome:
- the LOC126332406 gene encoding uncharacterized protein LOC126332406 — protein sequence MLQRRTLNLVAKCADFGLGRPRAPLRMGAKSARAYHYTGGLLMAEAQKPAPTVDGKSKFAETQRQKSKGTAQSAEQSKATESETNATRIEGVTFEELAAVLKSRKVPKVEELKEDEHLGRIAQIIGPVVDVEFQGKLPRNLNALVVEGSQEKVILEVASQMSDKMVRCIALENTDGLWRGMKVRDTEAPLTVPVGRETLGRIMNVLGDPVDDRGPINSQTQLAIHRSPPEYTELGASDEVLLTGIKVVDLIAPYARGGKIGLFGGAGVGKTVLIMELINNIAKTHGGFSVFAGVGERTREGNDLYNEMIETGVIKLDGDSKATLVYGQMNEPPGARALVALTGLTVAEYFRDEGGQDVLLFIDNIFRFTQAGSEVSALLGRIPSAVGYQPTLATDMGLLQERITTTTKGSITSVQAVYVPADDLSDPAPATTFTHLNATTVLSRAVSELGIYPAVDPLDSTSDLLEPHVVGQRHYSIARRVQATLQAYKSLQDIIAILGMDELSEDDRLTVYRARKLQRFLSQPFEVAEPFTGMKGRRVTLEDTLTSFEEILDGKHDNLPEAAFYMVGGIEEVKERARIIEQQASQSAEKASGEGGKKKGPSFSLNWADLPREQMIQTYLDSAKKCLTKEWQAKVENARNLKEFFDPETQQARPEYVQLVRWFYARQIIKWQQNIKKVLANISPEAFKQEIVNREMVSLEKLESSFKEKEKEELTPEMLVEEAFNLRPTPWGYLNDLLENPSIVKEQIEKEKDAVKP from the exons ATGTTACAGCGTAGAACATTGAACTTAGTAGCCAAATGTGCTGATTTTGGGTTGGGGCGCCCTCGAGCGCCTCTAAGGATGGGCGCTAAAAGTGCTCGAGCGTATCACTATACAGGAGGGTTGCTTATGGCTGAGGCTCAAAAGCCAGCGCCCACGGTTGATGGAAAGAGCAAGTTTGCGGAAACGCAGAGACAAAAGTCGAAGGGGACGGCCCAAAGCGCCGAGCAGAGCAAGGCGACCGAATCGGAGACAAACG CGACGCGGATAGAGGGCGTGACTTTCGAGGAGTTGGCGGCTGTGCTGAAGAGTCGGAAGGTGCCCAAGGTGGAGGAGTTGAAGGAGGATGAGCACTTGGGTAGGATAGCGCAGATTATTGGTCCGGTGGTGGACGTTGAGTTTCAGGGGAAGTTGCCTAGGAATTTGAACGCGTTGGTGGTGGAGGGGTCGCAGGAGAAGGTGATATTGGAGGTGGCGTCACAGATGTCGGACAAGATGGTGAGGTGCATTGCGCTAGAGAACACGGATGGGTTGTGGAGAGGGATGAAGGTGAGGGATACGGAGGCGCCGTTGACTGTTCCGGTTGGCAGGGAGACGCTAGGGAGGATCATGAATGTCTTGGGAGATCCGGTAGACGACCGAGGACCGATAAACTCGCAGACCCAGTTGGCGATTCACAGGAGTCCGCCGGAGTATACGGAGTTGGGGGCGTCTGACGAGGTGTTGTTGACTGGAATAAAGGTGGTGGACTTGATAGCACCGTATGCTCGAGGAGGGAAGATTGGGTTGTTTGGAGGTGCGGGTGTAGGGAAGACGGTGTTGATTATGGAGCTGATCAATAACATAGCCAAGACGCATGGTGGATTTTCGGTGTTTGCTGGAGTGGGCGAGCGCACAAGAGAGGGGAATGATTTATATAACGAGATGATAGAAACGGGCGTGATTAAGTTGGATGGGGATTCCAAGGCGACATTGGTGTATGGACAGATGAATGAGCCCCCAGGAGCTAGAGCGTTGGTGGCGTTGACGGGGTTGACGGTGGCTGAATACTTCAGAGATGAAGGTGGACAGGATGTGTTGTTGTTCATTGACAACATTTTCCGATTTACTCAGGCAGGGTCAGAGGTGTCGGCTTTACTGGGGAGAATTCCGTCCGCTGTAGGATATCAGCCGACGTTGGCGACCGATATGGGTTTGCTCCAGGAGCGAATTACCACGACAACGAAGGGTTCTATTACTTCGGTCCAGGCGGTGTATGTGCCAGCAGATGATTTGTCGGATCCGGCGCCGGCTACCACGTTCACTCACTTGAATGCGACGACGGTTTTGTCGCGTGCCGTATCGGAGCTGGGTATCTATCCAGCGGTGGATCCGCTCGATTCGACCTCGGATTTGTTGGAGCCCCACGTGGTTGGGCAGCGCCATTATTCGATTGCTAGGCGAGTCCAGGCGACCCTCCAGGCGTACAAATCCCTGCAGGACATAATAGCCATTTTGGGAATGGATGAGTTGTCGGAGGACGATCGTCTGACGGTGTATCGCGCCCGAAAGCTCCAGCGGTTCTTGTCCCAGCCGTTCGAAGTAGCTGAGCCCTTCACTGGTATGAAGGGTCGACGCGTTACGCTGGAAGACACGCTCACCAGTTTCGAAGAGATTCTCGACGGAAAGCACGACAACCTTCCAGAAGCAGCCTTTTACATGGTTGGGGGAATTGAAGAAGTCAAGGAGCGGGCTCGCATTATCGAACAACAGGCGTCCCAGTCCGCCGAGAAGGCATCTGGCGAGGGAGGGAAAAAGAAGGGACcttccttctctctgaactgggCGGACTTGCCTCGCGAGCAGATGATCCAGACCTATTTGGACTCGGCCAAGAAGTGCCTGACCAAGGAATGGCAGGCCAAGGTCGAAAATGCGAGGAACTTGAAAGAATTCTTCGATCCAGAGACCCAGCAGGCCAGACCTGAATACGTCCAGCTGGTCAGGTGGTTCTATGCTCGACAGATCATCAAGTGGCAGCAAAACATAAAGAAGGTGCTTGCCAACATTTCCCCGGAAGCTTTCAAGCAGGAAATTGTCAATCGCGAGATGGTCTCCCTAGAAAAGCTCGAGTCGAGCTTTAAGGAGAAGGAAAAGGAGGAGCTAACGCCCGAGATGCTGGTGGAGGAGGCGTTCAACCTGAGGCCAACGCCTTGGGGGTATTTGAACGACTTGCTTGAAAATCCGTCTATAGTCAAGGAGCAGATTGAAAAGGAGAAAGATGCGGTCAAGCCGTGA